A DNA window from Streptomyces parvus contains the following coding sequences:
- a CDS encoding aminoglycoside phosphotransferase family protein: MDEMRAREVLTAAGFSGAAELLALGENAVFAAGHLVIKVGRDATGHPELRARAEREVALAGWLAASGVPAVRAAEREPVLVEGHPVTLWHRLPDAVRPAEPRDLAPLLSLVHGLPAPTDFTLPRRELLGGVERWLTLAGDAIDPADADYLRERRDGFAAAAAALVPRLRPGPIHGDALPRNVHVGPDGPVLVDLETFSADLREHDLVVLALSRDRYGLDPAAYDAFTTAYGWDVREWEGCAVLRGARETASCAWVSQHAPANSKALAEFRRRVASLREGDPEVRWYPF; the protein is encoded by the coding sequence ATGGACGAGATGCGTGCGCGCGAGGTGCTGACGGCCGCCGGGTTCTCCGGCGCGGCGGAGTTGCTCGCACTGGGCGAGAACGCGGTGTTCGCCGCCGGCCATCTGGTGATCAAGGTCGGCCGGGACGCCACCGGCCACCCGGAGCTGCGCGCGCGGGCGGAGCGGGAGGTGGCGCTCGCCGGCTGGCTCGCCGCGTCCGGTGTCCCGGCCGTCCGCGCGGCCGAGCGGGAGCCGGTCCTGGTCGAGGGCCACCCGGTGACGCTGTGGCACCGGCTCCCGGACGCCGTACGCCCCGCCGAACCGCGTGACCTCGCACCGCTGCTCTCCCTGGTGCACGGGCTGCCCGCCCCGACGGACTTCACTCTTCCGCGCCGCGAACTGCTCGGCGGTGTCGAGCGCTGGCTGACCCTGGCGGGCGACGCGATCGACCCGGCGGACGCGGACTACCTCCGCGAGCGACGCGACGGCTTCGCGGCCGCGGCCGCCGCCCTGGTCCCCCGCCTCCGGCCGGGCCCGATCCACGGTGACGCGCTCCCGCGCAACGTCCATGTCGGCCCCGACGGCCCGGTCCTGGTCGACCTGGAGACGTTCTCCGCCGACCTGCGGGAACACGACCTGGTCGTCCTCGCCCTCTCCCGCGACCGCTACGGCCTCGACCCGGCGGCCTACGACGCTTTCACCACCGCGTACGGGTGGGACGTCCGGGAGTGGGAGGGATGCGCGGTCCTGCGCGGCGCCCGCGAGACGGCGAGCTGCGCCTGGGTCTCCCAGCACGCCCCTGCCAACTCGAAGGCACTCGCCGAATTCCGCCGCCGGGTGGCGTCACTGCGCGAGGGCGATCCCGAGGTCCGCTGGTACCCGTTCTGA
- a CDS encoding carbohydrate ABC transporter permease: protein MRRVPVRRKPTTREASRRESTGLRTGRAARTGQYLALLAYLVFLAFPFVWLISTAFKPARELGSLHPTWIPEHPTLDNFRQAFDEQPLLQAAGNSLVAAVSAALIAVVIATPMAYAMARHRGRLATAATGWVVVSQAFPFVLVIIPLFLILKNLHLINTLWGLILVYVVWSLPFALWMLAGYVRAVPAELEEAAAVDGAGRVRTLVSVVAPLLAPGIVATALFAFITAWNEFFFALVLLKTPEKQTLPVVLTHFLGAEGVADLGPLAAAAFLATLPSLVLFAFIQRRITGGMTAGAVKH, encoded by the coding sequence ATGAGGCGCGTACCGGTGAGGCGTAAGCCGACGACACGCGAAGCCTCCAGGCGTGAGTCCACCGGGCTGCGTACCGGCCGGGCCGCGCGCACCGGGCAGTACCTGGCCCTCCTGGCGTATCTGGTCTTCCTCGCGTTCCCGTTCGTGTGGTTGATCTCGACCGCCTTCAAACCCGCCCGCGAACTGGGCTCGCTGCACCCCACCTGGATCCCCGAGCACCCCACCCTGGACAACTTCCGGCAGGCCTTCGACGAGCAGCCGCTGCTCCAGGCCGCGGGCAACTCGCTGGTCGCCGCCGTCTCCGCCGCCCTGATCGCCGTCGTGATCGCCACCCCCATGGCCTATGCGATGGCCCGCCACCGCGGCCGCCTCGCCACCGCGGCGACCGGCTGGGTCGTGGTCAGCCAGGCGTTCCCGTTCGTCCTCGTGATCATCCCGCTCTTCCTGATCCTGAAGAACCTGCATCTGATCAACACCCTGTGGGGGCTGATCCTCGTCTACGTCGTCTGGTCGCTGCCCTTCGCGCTGTGGATGCTCGCCGGGTACGTACGCGCCGTGCCCGCCGAGCTGGAGGAGGCCGCCGCCGTGGACGGCGCGGGCCGCGTCCGCACCCTCGTCTCGGTCGTCGCCCCGCTGCTCGCCCCCGGGATCGTCGCCACCGCGCTGTTCGCGTTCATCACCGCATGGAACGAGTTCTTCTTCGCGCTCGTCCTGCTCAAGACCCCGGAGAAGCAGACTTTGCCGGTCGTCCTCACCCACTTCCTCGGCGCGGAGGGCGTGGCCGACCTCGGGCCGCTCGCCGCCGCCGCGTTCCTCGCCACCCTCCCCTCCCTCGTGCTCTTCGCCTTCATCCAGCGGCGGATCACCGGCGGGATGACGGCCGGGGCGGTGAAGCACTGA
- a CDS encoding 3'-5' exonuclease: MSWHRGTLVGFDLETTGTDVESDRIVTAALVRLDPDGTVAEQRTWLLDPGVVIPEQASAIHGIGTDHARKHGARAASAVEEIARAVAEVLCSHVPLVVMNARYDLSLLDRECRRYGLPSVEERVGGEPSPVIDPLVIDKHVDKYRKGKRALQALCDHYGVTLDGAHDATADAVAAVRVVRRMGERHRPVAALPPGELHALQIRAAAEQSASLQAYLRRTSDPAAVVESAWPLIPRSG, encoded by the coding sequence ATGAGCTGGCACCGGGGCACACTGGTCGGCTTCGACCTGGAGACGACGGGGACCGACGTCGAGAGCGACCGGATCGTCACCGCCGCACTCGTCCGGCTGGACCCGGACGGCACGGTCGCCGAGCAGCGGACCTGGCTGCTCGATCCGGGCGTGGTGATACCGGAGCAGGCCTCCGCGATCCACGGCATCGGCACCGACCACGCCCGCAAGCACGGGGCGCGGGCCGCCTCCGCGGTCGAGGAGATCGCCCGGGCGGTCGCCGAAGTGCTGTGCTCGCACGTCCCGCTGGTGGTGATGAACGCCCGCTACGACCTCTCGCTGCTGGACCGCGAATGCCGCAGGTACGGACTGCCGTCGGTCGAGGAGCGCGTCGGCGGCGAGCCGTCACCCGTCATCGACCCGCTGGTCATCGACAAGCACGTCGACAAGTACCGCAAGGGCAAGCGGGCCCTCCAGGCGCTGTGCGACCACTACGGGGTCACGCTCGACGGAGCCCACGACGCGACGGCCGACGCGGTGGCCGCGGTGCGCGTGGTACGCCGGATGGGCGAGCGCCACCGGCCCGTCGCCGCCCTGCCGCCCGGCGAACTGCACGCCCTTCAGATACGGGCGGCGGCCGAGCAGTCGGCCTCGCTCCAGGCATATCTGCGGCGCACGAGCGACCCGGCGGCGGTGGTCGAGTCGGCCTGGCCGCTGATCCCGCGCAGCGGCTGA
- a CDS encoding S8 family serine peptidase, whose product MAKHQRTRRTKLTAAITAVAAAAGVTLLGTSFAGAAPAPLGTVYGTDAATAVSGSYIVMLDEKKADKSELAKEYGGKLKRDYNSSINGFSASGLSETEAKRLAADPAVAKVVQNKKFSINATQDNPPSWGLDRIDQTETAGDNAYTYPDGGGEGVTAYVIDTGVRVTHEDFEGRATSGFDAVDNDDDADDGNGHGTHVAGTIAGAAHGVAKKANIVAVRVLDDNGSGTTEQVIAGIDWVAANAKGPSVANMSLGGGADPALDEAVQKAIAAGITFGVAAGNESSDAGQGSPARVPEAITVASSTEADEQSDFSNYGSVVDIYAPGSDITSTWNDSDSGTNTISGTSMATPHVVGAAAVYLAGHQDATPEAVATALTEGATPDAISNATEGTANKLLKVVE is encoded by the coding sequence ATGGCCAAGCACCAGCGCACCCGTCGCACCAAGCTCACCGCCGCGATCACCGCCGTGGCGGCCGCCGCCGGAGTCACCCTTCTCGGAACCTCGTTCGCGGGAGCCGCACCGGCCCCCCTGGGCACGGTCTACGGCACGGACGCCGCGACCGCCGTCTCCGGCAGCTACATCGTCATGCTGGACGAGAAGAAGGCCGACAAGTCCGAGCTCGCCAAGGAGTACGGCGGCAAGCTCAAGCGCGACTACAACTCCAGCATCAACGGCTTCTCCGCCAGCGGCCTTTCGGAGACCGAGGCCAAGCGCCTCGCCGCCGACCCGGCCGTCGCCAAGGTGGTGCAGAACAAGAAGTTCAGCATCAACGCCACCCAGGACAACCCTCCGTCGTGGGGTCTGGACCGCATCGACCAGACCGAGACCGCGGGCGACAACGCCTACACCTACCCGGACGGCGGCGGCGAGGGCGTCACCGCGTACGTCATCGACACCGGTGTCCGCGTCACCCACGAGGACTTCGAGGGGCGCGCCACCTCCGGCTTCGACGCCGTCGACAACGACGACGACGCCGACGACGGCAACGGGCACGGCACCCACGTGGCGGGCACCATAGCCGGGGCCGCGCACGGTGTCGCCAAGAAGGCGAACATCGTGGCCGTCCGCGTCCTGGACGACAACGGCTCGGGCACCACCGAGCAGGTCATCGCCGGGATCGACTGGGTCGCCGCCAACGCCAAGGGCCCGTCCGTCGCCAACATGAGCCTCGGCGGCGGGGCCGACCCGGCCCTCGACGAGGCGGTCCAGAAGGCCATCGCCGCGGGCATCACCTTCGGCGTGGCCGCCGGGAACGAGTCCAGCGACGCCGGCCAGGGTTCGCCCGCCCGCGTCCCCGAGGCGATCACCGTCGCCTCGTCCACGGAGGCCGACGAGCAGTCGGACTTCTCCAACTACGGCTCGGTCGTGGACATCTACGCCCCGGGCTCGGACATCACGTCCACCTGGAACGACAGCGACAGCGGCACCAACACCATCTCCGGTACGTCCATGGCCACCCCGCACGTCGTCGGCGCGGCCGCCGTCTACCTGGCGGGCCACCAGGACGCAACCCCGGAGGCCGTCGCCACGGCGCTCACCGAGGGAGCCACCCCGGACGCCATCAGCAACGCCACCGAGGGCACGGCCAACAAGCTCCTCAAGGTCGTCGAGTAA
- a CDS encoding ABC transporter substrate-binding protein, with the protein MRATVRRAAAAVAVLALLLTGCSGGDDGRDADGTIRLRFQSLAWQKESVDANKQLVKEWNVAHPDVQVEYVQGSWDSVHDQLLTSFEGGEAPDIIHDASDDLADFAYGGYLADLRPLLPERLKADIPEQSWRTTTFGEGVHGVPFLQEPRVLIANTKLLKASGARIPTPERPWSWEEFRQVTKELTGKGRYGIAWPLKEPVSVTLNLGLSGGGQLFHRDGEGKALLRFEPGDGVVAGTIHDQVNTDNSAARSALGMGGSDALPGFFGGKYAMLPLGFSYRQQIIQQAPEGFEWTVLPMPAGAGGAVQGVSPQTLSVAQESPYKKEAVAFIDFLLRPANMVRLARGDWMLPTGTEALADPSLRGTRNGWAVGTALAEGLRPAPAQSVRGYPEWKDKVATPAYQEFYSGAIDTGELSKRLVEDGSRVLARYQR; encoded by the coding sequence ATGCGCGCCACGGTCCGGCGGGCGGCCGCCGCCGTCGCCGTGCTGGCCCTGCTGCTCACCGGCTGCTCCGGCGGCGACGACGGGCGGGACGCGGACGGCACGATCCGGCTCCGGTTCCAGTCGCTGGCCTGGCAGAAGGAGTCCGTCGACGCCAACAAGCAGTTGGTGAAGGAGTGGAACGTTGCCCACCCCGACGTCCAGGTGGAGTACGTCCAGGGCAGCTGGGACAGCGTCCACGACCAGCTCCTCACCTCCTTCGAGGGCGGCGAGGCCCCCGACATCATCCACGATGCCTCCGACGACCTGGCGGACTTCGCGTACGGGGGCTACCTCGCCGACCTGCGCCCCCTCCTGCCCGAGCGGCTCAAGGCCGACATCCCCGAACAGTCCTGGCGCACCACCACGTTCGGCGAGGGCGTGCACGGGGTGCCCTTCCTCCAGGAGCCGCGGGTCCTGATCGCCAACACGAAGCTGCTGAAGGCCTCGGGCGCGCGCATCCCGACCCCGGAGCGCCCCTGGAGCTGGGAGGAGTTCCGGCAGGTGACGAAGGAGCTGACGGGCAAGGGGCGGTACGGGATCGCCTGGCCGCTCAAGGAGCCGGTCTCCGTCACCCTCAACCTGGGCCTGTCCGGCGGCGGACAGCTCTTCCACCGCGACGGTGAGGGCAAGGCCCTCCTGCGCTTCGAACCGGGCGACGGCGTGGTGGCCGGCACCATCCACGACCAGGTCAACACCGACAACAGCGCGGCCCGCAGCGCGCTGGGCATGGGCGGGTCGGACGCGCTGCCCGGGTTCTTCGGCGGCAAGTACGCGATGCTGCCGCTCGGCTTCTCCTACCGCCAGCAGATCATCCAGCAGGCCCCCGAGGGGTTCGAATGGACGGTCCTGCCGATGCCCGCGGGCGCGGGCGGCGCGGTCCAGGGGGTGAGCCCGCAGACGCTGTCGGTCGCTCAGGAGAGCCCGTACAAGAAGGAAGCCGTCGCGTTCATCGACTTCCTGCTGCGCCCCGCGAACATGGTGCGCCTCGCCCGCGGTGACTGGATGCTGCCCACCGGGACCGAGGCGCTGGCCGATCCGTCTCTGCGAGGGACCCGGAACGGGTGGGCCGTCGGCACCGCGCTCGCCGAGGGCCTGCGGCCGGCGCCCGCCCAGTCGGTACGCGGCTATCCCGAGTGGAAGGACAAGGTGGCGACCCCCGCGTACCAGGAGTTCTACAGCGGCGCGATCGACACCGGCGAGCTGAGCAAGAGGCTCGTGGAGGACGGGAGTCGGGTGCTGGCCCGCTACCAACGCTGA
- a CDS encoding carbohydrate ABC transporter permease: MTSVTATKRSGPDDPHGGRGGRDGQGGQGGRPRRSWRPGPPGPPPQGKAFGDRAAWFLVLPALIPILILSVGPLLYGIALAFTDAQSGRTRSTQWIGTLNFQDLLHDTLFWDSFRIGLVWAVGVTVPQFLLALGLALLLNQNLRLRWLARALAIVPWAMPEVVVGIMWRLVYNPDAGILNETVRDLGLGDGRDWLTGLATALPAVILVGIWAGMPQTTVALLAGLQNTPRDLHEAAALDGAGAWRRFRTVTWPAIKPIALAISALNLIWNFNSFALVYVLTSGGPGGRTRLPMLFAYEEAFRYGQFGYAAAMGCVMVAVISVLLALHLVGRLRGGEDR, encoded by the coding sequence GTGACATCGGTGACCGCGACGAAGCGGTCCGGACCGGACGACCCGCACGGCGGGCGCGGCGGACGGGACGGACAAGGCGGACAGGGGGGACGCCCGCGGAGGTCCTGGCGACCCGGGCCCCCGGGGCCTCCGCCCCAGGGCAAGGCGTTCGGGGACCGGGCCGCCTGGTTCCTGGTGCTGCCCGCACTCATCCCGATCCTGATCCTCAGCGTCGGACCGCTCCTCTACGGCATCGCGCTGGCCTTCACCGACGCCCAGTCCGGCCGGACCCGCTCCACCCAGTGGATCGGCACCCTGAACTTCCAGGACCTGCTGCACGACACCCTGTTCTGGGACTCGTTCCGGATCGGCCTGGTCTGGGCCGTCGGCGTCACCGTCCCGCAGTTCCTCCTGGCCCTCGGCCTCGCCCTGCTGCTCAACCAGAACCTGCGGCTGCGCTGGCTGGCCCGGGCGCTGGCGATCGTCCCCTGGGCGATGCCCGAGGTCGTCGTCGGCATCATGTGGCGGCTCGTGTACAACCCGGACGCCGGCATCCTCAACGAGACCGTCCGCGACCTCGGACTCGGCGACGGTCGGGACTGGCTGACCGGTCTCGCCACCGCGCTGCCCGCCGTGATCCTCGTCGGCATCTGGGCGGGCATGCCGCAGACCACCGTGGCCCTGCTCGCCGGACTCCAGAACACCCCGCGCGACCTCCACGAGGCGGCAGCCCTGGACGGCGCGGGCGCCTGGCGCCGGTTCCGTACGGTCACCTGGCCCGCGATCAAGCCCATCGCGCTCGCGATCTCCGCGCTCAACCTGATCTGGAACTTCAACTCCTTCGCCCTGGTCTACGTCCTGACCAGCGGCGGGCCCGGCGGCCGGACCCGGCTGCCGATGCTCTTCGCCTACGAGGAGGCCTTCCGCTACGGGCAGTTCGGCTACGCCGCGGCGATGGGCTGTGTGATGGTCGCGGTGATCTCCGTGCTCCTCGCCCTCCACCTCGTCGGCCGGCTCAGGGGAGGTGAGGACCGATGA
- a CDS encoding SAV2148 family HEPN domain-containing protein gives MSSGGFELPPGDAGHEGESTDAPPGAVSLAQPMEIGAELDWGPEAWGEVRTRAQRAGRAYIWLNLVEQRLRAVVAAVLRPIYEPVHGEEWVVAAAGPAGQEWVQRAVAVREVSRRKGYLLDPADDNVLSFLTLPQLRELMVQHWPCFEPYFDDRRDVELALDELEVARNVVSRNRALNEAVLAQAERASARLLDILGSGAGVRSADRLPVDAVEELVGDRYADVVSVHPDRVRLQRQLPAEDLFGGARRLDAIGIGLNLLVQNFSGRRLVRLAESGCRVRLLFINPASSAVRRRERELGLKKGELSRSVEMNILHMRRVRSKLRDPGAFQIQVFDETPRFTAYLVDGDGPDAVGVVQPYLRRARGMEAPVLVLRGGGRRTVVREGQDNEHGLFETYREEFESVWTDSRPVS, from the coding sequence GTGAGCTCGGGAGGGTTCGAGCTACCCCCAGGTGACGCAGGTCACGAGGGGGAATCGACCGATGCCCCGCCCGGGGCGGTGTCCCTCGCGCAGCCCATGGAGATAGGCGCCGAGCTGGACTGGGGACCGGAGGCCTGGGGCGAGGTGCGCACGCGCGCCCAGCGCGCCGGTCGGGCCTATATCTGGCTGAATCTGGTCGAACAACGCCTCCGGGCCGTCGTCGCAGCGGTGCTCCGGCCGATCTACGAGCCGGTGCACGGCGAGGAGTGGGTGGTGGCCGCGGCCGGACCGGCCGGGCAGGAGTGGGTGCAGCGCGCCGTCGCCGTACGCGAGGTCTCGCGCCGCAAGGGCTATCTGCTGGACCCGGCCGACGACAACGTCCTGAGCTTCCTGACGCTGCCGCAGCTGCGCGAGCTGATGGTCCAGCACTGGCCCTGCTTCGAGCCGTACTTCGACGACCGGCGCGATGTCGAGCTGGCCCTGGACGAGCTGGAGGTCGCGCGCAACGTGGTCTCCCGCAACCGCGCGCTGAACGAGGCGGTCCTCGCCCAGGCGGAACGGGCCTCCGCCCGCCTGCTCGACATCCTCGGCAGCGGGGCCGGGGTGCGGTCGGCCGACCGGCTGCCGGTGGACGCGGTGGAGGAACTGGTCGGCGACCGGTACGCGGACGTGGTCTCCGTCCACCCCGACCGGGTCCGGCTCCAGCGCCAGCTGCCCGCCGAGGACCTCTTCGGCGGGGCGCGGCGGCTCGACGCCATCGGCATAGGCCTCAACCTGCTCGTGCAGAACTTCTCCGGCCGCCGGCTCGTACGGCTCGCGGAATCGGGCTGCCGGGTGCGGCTGCTGTTCATCAACCCGGCCAGCAGCGCGGTGCGCCGCAGGGAGCGGGAACTCGGCCTCAAGAAGGGCGAGCTGAGCCGCTCGGTGGAGATGAACATCCTGCACATGCGCCGCGTCCGCTCCAAGCTCCGCGACCCCGGCGCGTTCCAGATCCAGGTCTTCGACGAGACCCCGCGCTTCACCGCCTACCTGGTGGACGGCGACGGCCCGGACGCGGTGGGCGTCGTCCAGCCCTATCTGCGGCGGGCCCGGGGCATGGAGGCGCCGGTCCTGGTGCTGCGCGGCGGTGGCAGACGCACGGTGGTGCGGGAGGGCCAGGACAACGAGCACGGGCTCTTCGAGACGTACCGCGAGGAGTTCGAATCGGTCTGGACGGACTCCCGGCCGGTCTCCTGA
- a CDS encoding DUF1697 domain-containing protein: MTTYAALLRGINVGGGKRVPMPELRDVLAGLGHTGIATHLQSGNAVFRSDSEDADALAAALEQALRERFGFAVDCLVRDAAYLAAVADACPFPAAELEGKQLHVTYVDRPLDPGRFADLDAEAFLPEEFRLGDRCVYLYAPDGLGRSRLAVALGRPRHVKGIVATTRNWNTVAKLVELTRS, from the coding sequence ATGACGACGTACGCAGCGCTCTTGCGCGGGATCAACGTGGGCGGCGGCAAGAGGGTTCCGATGCCCGAACTGCGCGATGTGCTCGCCGGGCTGGGGCACACCGGCATCGCCACCCACCTGCAGAGCGGCAACGCGGTCTTCCGCAGTGACAGCGAGGACGCCGACGCCCTCGCCGCAGCCCTGGAGCAGGCCCTGCGGGAGCGGTTCGGGTTCGCCGTCGACTGCCTCGTCCGTGACGCCGCGTATCTCGCGGCCGTCGCCGACGCCTGCCCCTTCCCCGCCGCCGAGCTGGAGGGCAAACAGCTCCACGTCACCTATGTCGACCGGCCCCTGGACCCCGGACGCTTCGCGGACCTGGACGCCGAAGCCTTCCTGCCGGAGGAGTTCCGGCTCGGCGACCGCTGCGTGTACCTGTACGCCCCCGACGGCCTCGGCCGCTCCAGACTGGCCGTCGCGCTGGGCCGCCCCCGCCATGTCAAAGGCATCGTCGCCACCACCCGTAACTGGAACACCGTGGCGAAACTGGTGGAGCTGACGCGCAGCTGA